A stretch of the Candidatus Omnitrophota bacterium genome encodes the following:
- the tmk gene encoding dTMP kinase, with translation MSAFNYFLMVFAGGTLVPTLRRDQCRKQKPESRLKETMKGRFITFEGSEGCGKSTQSHLLFEYLKKKRHKVIFLREPGGVKLSEQIRKLLLDPKSKISPEAETLLYMAARAQVVDEIIKPALSKGNIIVCDRFLDSTIAYQGYGLGIDIKAIKSMGAFATCGIKPDLTIFLNLPVKDGLKHRQKNKDRIESRDIAYHARVHQGYLKLARLEPKRIKVVNVQDNKDKTQENIRLLIDRLWLRRPDLTK, from the coding sequence TTGTCAGCGTTTAATTATTTCTTGATGGTTTTTGCTGGAGGCACATTAGTCCCGACGTTACGTCGGGATCAGTGCCGGAAGCAAAAACCAGAAAGCAGACTTAAGGAAACTATGAAGGGTAGATTTATTACATTTGAAGGTTCTGAGGGCTGCGGGAAGAGTACGCAGTCGCATCTTCTTTTTGAGTATCTTAAAAAGAAGCGTCATAAGGTTATTTTTTTACGTGAGCCGGGGGGAGTAAAGCTAAGCGAGCAAATTCGCAAGCTTCTTCTTGATCCTAAAAGCAAGATTTCTCCTGAAGCAGAAACCCTTCTTTATATGGCCGCTCGTGCGCAGGTGGTGGATGAAATTATCAAGCCGGCTTTATCAAAAGGAAATATTATTGTCTGCGACAGGTTTTTGGATTCTACAATTGCTTATCAGGGGTATGGCTTAGGCATAGATATAAAGGCGATTAAATCCATGGGAGCGTTTGCTACTTGCGGGATTAAACCCGATCTTACTATTTTTCTGAACCTGCCGGTCAAAGATGGCCTGAAACATCGTCAGAAGAACAAGGATCGCATTGAAAGCCGTGATATTGCTTATCACGCGCGTGTGCATCAGGGATATTTGAAATTGGCGCGCTTAGAACCCAAAAGAATCAAGGTTGTGAATGTGCAAGATAATAAGGACAAAACACAAGAGAATATAAGATTGTTAATAGATAGATTGTGGTTGCGACGCCCCGACCTAACGAAGTGA
- the cysS gene encoding cysteine--tRNA ligase, whose product MIYIYNSLERKKEEFVPLSPPNVNIYTCGVTVYDQSHIGHARSLYIFDVIRRYLKYRGFKVNFVRNITDIDDKIIKRANELKTDWKELVDKYIKSYHEDLDSLGILRGDFEPRATENIPEMIKYIEALIEKGHAYEAGGDVYFNVRSFPDYGKLSGQNIEEMETGARIDPSEHKKDPLDFALWKRSKENEPFWESPWGKGRPGWHIECSVMSQKFLKTDTLDIHAGGRDLIFPHHENEIAQAEALTEKPFAKYWMHGGLLTINGQKMAKSSGNFITIKDFMDKYKNADFLKLFFLSAHYSSPMDYTDEKISEAKQALERISILFGKIESQKSEIRSRKSEKIPQIEKVKDDFVKAMDDDFNTPQALASIFELVNLTNKNINDPYFVSHARSLLKDLSGLLGLKLDFTAQGLEDDADAIKVLIDKRIALKKEKKFSEADQIRKDLEAKGVILEDTKNGTTWRRKL is encoded by the coding sequence ATGATTTATATTTATAATTCTTTAGAGCGTAAAAAAGAAGAGTTTGTTCCTTTAAGCCCTCCTAATGTTAATATCTATACCTGCGGAGTAACGGTTTATGATCAAAGCCACATAGGACACGCCAGAAGCCTGTATATTTTTGATGTTATCCGCCGTTATTTAAAGTATAGAGGTTTTAAGGTCAATTTTGTGCGCAATATTACCGATATAGACGATAAGATCATCAAGCGCGCCAATGAACTAAAAACTGATTGGAAAGAACTGGTTGATAAATATATCAAAAGTTATCATGAGGATTTAGACAGCCTGGGTATTCTGCGAGGGGATTTTGAGCCGCGGGCAACGGAAAATATTCCGGAGATGATAAAATACATCGAGGCATTGATTGAAAAAGGCCATGCCTATGAAGCAGGAGGCGATGTATATTTTAATGTGAGAAGTTTCCCTGATTATGGAAAATTATCGGGGCAGAATATAGAAGAGATGGAAACTGGCGCCCGGATTGATCCATCAGAACACAAAAAAGATCCTTTAGATTTTGCGCTCTGGAAGAGATCAAAAGAAAATGAGCCGTTTTGGGAAAGTCCTTGGGGAAAGGGCAGGCCAGGTTGGCACATAGAGTGCTCGGTGATGAGCCAGAAGTTTCTAAAGACGGACACCTTGGATATTCACGCAGGGGGAAGAGATTTAATTTTCCCGCATCATGAGAATGAAATCGCCCAAGCAGAAGCCTTGACGGAAAAGCCTTTTGCCAAATATTGGATGCATGGGGGGTTATTGACTATCAACGGCCAGAAGATGGCAAAGTCATCAGGGAATTTTATTACCATAAAAGATTTTATGGATAAGTATAAGAACGCAGATTTCCTGAAATTATTCTTCTTATCCGCGCATTACTCTAGCCCCATGGATTACACTGATGAGAAAATAAGCGAAGCAAAACAAGCGTTGGAACGGATTTCGATACTGTTTGGGAAAATAGAGAGCCAGAAGTCAGAAATCAGAAGCCGGAAGTCAGAAAAGATACCGCAGATAGAAAAAGTTAAGGATGATTTTGTCAAGGCTATGGATGATGACTTTAATACTCCTCAAGCATTGGCGAGTATCTTTGAATTAGTGAATTTAACCAATAAAAATATCAATGATCCTTATTTTGTCTCTCATGCTAGAAGTCTTTTAAAGGATTTGTCAGGTTTGTTGGGTTTAAAACTTGATTTTACTGCGCAAGGACTAGAAGATGATGCTGACGCGATTAAAGTTTTGATTGATAAAAGAATTGCGCTTAAGAAAGAAAAGAAATTTTCTGAAGCAGACCAAATTAGAAAAGATTTGGAAGCAAAAGGCGTAATTTTAGAGGATACCAAAAACGGCACCACCTGGCGTAGGAAATTATAG
- the cysE gene encoding serine O-acetyltransferase, with translation MAIISQIIFILLVLYILKIAFIALIFNKEISCAKAKDPAAKGLLEIIVLYPGLHAIIYYRIAHFLYKINLVFFARCISQFARFTTGIEIHPGSRIGRGLFIDHGLGVVIGETAVVGDNVLLYQGVTLGGTGIQQGKRHPTVGNNVVVGAGAKVLGNITVGDNSYIGANAVVIKDVPPNSTVVGVPGKITKQDGKKIEVNLDHIHTLDPIMQSIEELENRIKKLEK, from the coding sequence ATGGCTATTATTTCCCAGATTATATTTATTTTGCTTGTTTTGTATATTCTAAAGATAGCTTTTATAGCTTTAATCTTTAATAAAGAGATCAGCTGCGCCAAGGCCAAGGATCCTGCGGCAAAGGGGTTATTGGAGATTATTGTGCTTTACCCGGGGCTGCACGCCATAATCTACTACCGCATCGCGCATTTTCTTTATAAAATAAATCTTGTATTTTTTGCCCGCTGCATAAGCCAATTCGCGCGTTTTACTACCGGCATTGAAATCCATCCCGGCTCAAGAATTGGCAGGGGGCTTTTTATTGACCATGGCTTGGGAGTAGTTATCGGTGAAACTGCGGTTGTGGGAGATAATGTGCTTCTTTATCAGGGGGTTACCTTAGGAGGAACTGGTATCCAGCAGGGCAAGCGCCATCCAACTGTTGGCAATAATGTGGTTGTTGGAGCGGGAGCAAAAGTTTTGGGCAATATTACTGTTGGAGATAACTCTTACATTGGAGCAAACGCGGTTGTAATAAAAGATGTGCCGCCTAATTCCACGGTAGTGGGTGTTCCGGGAAAGATTACCAAGCAGGACGGCAAGAAAATAGAAGTAAACCTTGATCATATTCATACCCTTGACCCGATCATGCAATCAATAGAAGAATTGGAAAACAGAATTAAGAAATTAGAGAAATAA
- the ispF gene encoding 2-C-methyl-D-erythritol 2,4-cyclodiphosphate synthase, with amino-acid sequence MRVGIGYDLHRLVKGRPLFIGGVEIPHSKGLLGHSDGDVLLHAICDALLGAVCEADIGEQFPDNEPRFEGIASTELLIKVYELIRDKGYKLINIDTVIIAEEPKLGVYKKQIQENLARILDLRADCISIKAKTNEGCGETGKKEAVASYAVAMVAKEE; translated from the coding sequence ATGCGCGTTGGTATAGGTTATGATTTACATAGATTAGTTAAAGGCAGGCCGCTTTTTATCGGAGGAGTGGAAATTCCCCACAGTAAAGGGCTTTTAGGGCATTCAGATGGGGATGTCCTGTTGCACGCCATATGTGACGCGCTTTTGGGAGCGGTTTGTGAGGCGGACATCGGAGAGCAGTTTCCGGATAATGAGCCGCGTTTTGAAGGTATCGCCAGCACCGAGCTTTTGATTAAAGTCTATGAATTAATCCGTGACAAAGGCTATAAGCTTATCAATATTGATACAGTTATTATCGCCGAGGAACCTAAGCTGGGTGTTTATAAAAAACAGATACAAGAGAATCTGGCGCGGATTTTAGACCTGCGCGCAGATTGTATAAGTATTAAGGCTAAAACCAATGAGGGTTGCGGGGAAACAGGCAAGAAAGAAGCTGTTGCCAGTTATGCCGTAGCAATGGTGGCTAAGGAGGAATAA
- the ispD gene encoding 2-C-methyl-D-erythritol 4-phosphate cytidylyltransferase translates to MVTAIVVAAGKGKRLKSRVAKPLIKLSGKPLLAYSLEVFNRHPCIDEIIVVVNKRICQEVFKIIRRYRIDKAGKIVLGGLRRQDSVACGLSQVSNCSEIVLIHDAGRPFVTGEIISRVLKEVSKSGAAVAGVPVKATIKQVKRKKEKGEIISKNPKVQNQILVEKTLDRKLIWEAQTPQGFKKDIILSAYKKYGKFDVTDDAMLVEKTGHKVSMVLGAYSNIKVTTAEDLVITGEIIKRKD, encoded by the coding sequence ATGGTAACAGCAATAGTTGTCGCGGCGGGAAAAGGCAAGCGCCTGAAATCCCGCGTAGCTAAACCCTTAATAAAATTATCCGGCAAGCCGCTATTGGCTTATTCTTTGGAAGTATTTAACCGTCATCCGTGCATAGACGAAATTATTGTCGTAGTCAATAAGCGTATCTGTCAGGAAGTTTTTAAGATTATTCGTCGTTACCGGATAGATAAAGCGGGAAAAATAGTTTTAGGCGGTTTAAGGCGGCAGGATTCTGTAGCTTGCGGATTGAGTCAAGTCAGTAATTGTTCAGAAATAGTCTTAATTCATGACGCCGGCAGGCCCTTTGTAACCGGTGAAATTATAAGCCGGGTCTTAAAAGAAGTCTCAAAAAGTGGGGCGGCAGTGGCGGGTGTGCCGGTTAAGGCGACGATAAAACAAGTCAAAAGGAAAAAGGAAAAAGGAGAAATTATAAGTAAAAATCCAAAAGTTCAGAATCAAATACTCGTAGAAAAAACATTAGATAGAAAACTCATTTGGGAGGCGCAGACGCCGCAAGGCTTTAAGAAAGATATTATTTTAAGCGCGTACAAGAAGTACGGTAAATTTGATGTAACCGACGATGCTATGCTTGTAGAGAAAACAGGGCATAAGGTCAGCATGGTTTTAGGCGCTTATAGCAATATTAAAGTTACAACTGCCGAAGATTTGGTTATCACCGGAGAGATCATCAAAAGAAAGGATTAG
- a CDS encoding PIN domain nuclease, which yields MNLLLLRILFIVGSSIAGYQALPFGNPNIWGAVIGAVGGLVIIIMEIGLRTVSVRGLSSSVFGLILGLIMAKLVTDAFVLAPIPVDSLPIVRLILTLIFCYLGMVLGLRGKDEFNIIIPYVRLKRQDQWEELVILDTSVIIDGRVQDILKTKFLDGKVVIPRFVLKELQQIADSTDPIKRQRGRRGLEVLHAIQKELSQDIILNEEEFPETVEVDAKLIKLGKLLDAKVMTVDFNLNRVAVLQGVGVLNINELANALKPVVFPGEKMQVKLIKEGKEHNQAVGYLDDGTMVVVEDGRRLIGQEVRVEVTSVLQTQAGRMIFTKLEHQ from the coding sequence ATGAATTTATTATTGCTTCGTATTTTGTTTATAGTTGGTAGTTCGATCGCGGGTTATCAGGCCCTTCCATTTGGAAACCCAAATATTTGGGGCGCGGTTATCGGAGCCGTAGGAGGATTAGTAATTATTATTATGGAGATTGGTTTGCGTACGGTTTCAGTAAGGGGCCTGTCCAGCTCTGTTTTTGGCTTGATCTTAGGCTTGATCATGGCCAAGCTTGTTACAGACGCCTTTGTCTTGGCGCCTATCCCTGTGGATTCCCTTCCGATCGTGCGGCTTATATTGACTCTTATTTTTTGTTATCTGGGAATGGTTTTGGGTTTGCGCGGTAAAGATGAGTTCAATATTATTATCCCTTATGTGCGCCTTAAAAGGCAAGATCAATGGGAAGAGTTAGTTATATTAGATACAAGCGTGATCATTGACGGGAGAGTCCAGGATATTTTAAAGACCAAATTCTTAGACGGTAAGGTTGTTATTCCAAGGTTTGTTTTAAAAGAGCTGCAGCAGATCGCTGATTCTACTGACCCGATAAAACGGCAAAGGGGTAGGCGCGGCCTTGAGGTTTTGCACGCGATACAAAAAGAATTAAGCCAGGATATTATCCTTAATGAAGAAGAATTCCCGGAAACTGTTGAGGTGGATGCCAAGCTTATTAAACTGGGAAAGCTTTTGGATGCGAAAGTCATGACCGTGGATTTTAATTTAAACCGGGTGGCAGTTTTACAAGGGGTAGGCGTTCTTAATATTAATGAGTTGGCTAATGCCTTAAAGCCGGTAGTTTTCCCGGGGGAGAAAATGCAGGTTAAGCTTATTAAAGAAGGCAAAGAGCATAATCAGGCAGTAGGGTATCTTGACGACGGCACTATGGTTGTGGTAGAAGACGGCCGAAGATTAATCGGTCAGGAAGTAAGAGTAGAGGTTACTTCTGTTTTACAGACGCAGGCCGGCAGAATGATTTTTACAAAGTTAGAGCACCAATAA
- the radA gene encoding DNA repair protein RadA encodes MKKSVVFSCSSCGFQSPKWLGKCPDCGKWNSFIEEDYQACQSQDKQKSSLYKEGPVLLKELEKGTEKRIKTGIAEFDRVLGGGLVAGSVVLIGGDPGIGKSTIALQVCCGLAVDKKVLYVSAEESVVQSSLRAARLGEKFKADKLYIVNQTDLSLIVEYINKIKPDVVVVDSVQVIFDPNIGSASGSVAQVRECAGMLTQIAKAKEISLFIIGHVTKDGSIAGPRVLEHIVDTVLYFEGDRFSAYRILRAVKNRFGSTNEIGVFEMTNEGLKQVANPSEIFLAEKPKAVAGSVVTSVLEGTRPLLVEIQALVSKSSFGYALRRSQGFDANRLNIIIAVLEKKIGFHLELEDIFINVAGGMEIDDAAADLAVAVAIASSFKDKVVPEDAIFLGEVGLSGEVRSIAQVASRINEASRLGFKRCFISSNMKKGTNSGKFGLEIIPVSSLKQVLDIILK; translated from the coding sequence ATGAAAAAAAGCGTTGTTTTTAGCTGCAGCTCCTGCGGTTTTCAGTCTCCCAAGTGGCTGGGCAAGTGCCCGGATTGCGGAAAGTGGAATTCCTTTATAGAGGAAGATTACCAGGCCTGCCAGTCTCAAGATAAACAAAAGTCAAGCCTGTATAAAGAAGGGCCGGTTCTTTTAAAAGAGCTTGAAAAGGGGACAGAGAAAAGGATTAAAACCGGGATCGCTGAATTTGACCGCGTGTTAGGCGGAGGCCTAGTCGCAGGATCAGTTGTGCTTATCGGCGGAGACCCGGGAATAGGTAAATCTACTATTGCTTTGCAGGTCTGCTGCGGATTAGCCGTAGATAAGAAAGTCCTTTATGTAAGCGCTGAAGAATCTGTTGTTCAATCCAGCTTACGCGCCGCACGGTTAGGCGAGAAGTTTAAAGCCGATAAGCTTTATATTGTTAACCAGACGGATTTATCTTTAATTGTTGAATATATAAATAAGATCAAGCCTGATGTGGTGGTAGTGGATTCGGTTCAGGTTATTTTTGACCCCAATATCGGTTCGGCTTCCGGAAGCGTAGCTCAAGTGCGTGAATGCGCCGGGATGTTAACTCAGATTGCCAAGGCAAAGGAAATTTCCCTTTTTATTATAGGCCATGTTACCAAAGACGGTTCTATCGCCGGCCCGCGCGTATTGGAACATATTGTGGATACGGTTTTATATTTTGAGGGCGACAGGTTTTCCGCGTACCGGATCTTGCGCGCGGTAAAAAACCGTTTTGGTTCAACAAATGAGATCGGTGTTTTTGAGATGACTAATGAGGGGTTAAAACAGGTAGCTAACCCTTCAGAGATATTCTTGGCAGAGAAACCTAAAGCAGTGGCGGGGTCTGTGGTGACTTCTGTTTTAGAAGGAACCCGTCCATTGTTAGTTGAGATCCAGGCTTTGGTTAGTAAATCCAGTTTTGGGTACGCGTTAAGAAGAAGCCAGGGGTTTGATGCTAACCGCTTGAATATAATTATCGCGGTTTTAGAGAAAAAGATAGGATTCCATTTAGAGCTGGAGGATATTTTTATTAATGTGGCAGGCGGCATGGAGATAGATGATGCTGCCGCGGATTTGGCAGTTGCGGTGGCAATCGCTTCGTCTTTTAAAGATAAAGTTGTTCCGGAAGATGCTATTTTCTTAGGTGAAGTAGGTTTATCCGGAGAAGTAAGAAGTATCGCGCAAGTTGCTTCAAGAATTAATGAGGCTTCAAGGCTGGGATTTAAGCGTTGTTTTATATCAAGCAATATGAAAAAAGGTACAAATAGCGGTAAATTTGGTCTAGAGATAATCCCAGTCTCAAGTTTAAAACAAGTTTTGGATATTATATTGAAATAG
- a CDS encoding MlaD family protein, with the protein MIFGKTKLELKVGIFVFIGFVILATFILSIGGFKTWSSGYKINCIFNFVNGVKLGAPVRVAGVDVGVVKKIDFMSCHEGRQKIKITCWLRKDVFIPVDSQVWVNTLGLLGEKYIEIMPGKNYASCLGHKQEIVGNDPMATQEMGELLKGIGNNLGAILNKVESGEGTLGMFINDGTLYNELEAFVADIRKNPWKLFFRAKEVK; encoded by the coding sequence ATGATATTCGGTAAAACAAAATTAGAATTAAAGGTGGGGATATTTGTCTTTATCGGTTTTGTGATTTTAGCAACGTTTATCCTGTCTATTGGAGGTTTTAAGACCTGGTCTTCAGGTTATAAAATAAATTGTATTTTTAATTTTGTAAATGGGGTAAAGCTGGGCGCTCCGGTACGTGTGGCAGGAGTAGATGTAGGAGTAGTTAAAAAGATAGATTTTATGTCTTGTCATGAAGGCAGGCAAAAAATAAAGATTACTTGTTGGTTAAGAAAAGATGTGTTTATCCCGGTTGATTCGCAGGTTTGGGTGAATACATTGGGCCTGCTGGGAGAAAAGTATATTGAGATTATGCCGGGCAAGAATTATGCTTCTTGTTTGGGGCATAAACAGGAGATCGTAGGTAATGATCCTATGGCAACACAAGAAATGGGGGAGCTTCTTAAGGGTATTGGGAATAATTTAGGCGCAATATTAAATAAGGTAGAAAGCGGAGAAGGCACTTTAGGCATGTTTATAAATGACGGTACTTTGTATAATGAATTAGAAGCGTTTGTCGCTGATATACGTAAGAATCCCTGGAAACTTTTCTTCCGCGCCAAAGAAGTAAAATAG
- a CDS encoding ABC transporter ATP-binding protein yields the protein MIDIKNATKVLGGRKVLDGLNLRVEAGKTCVIIGRSGCGKSVLLKHIVGILKPDKGEIVVDGRDVSQLNEKEINKVRMKIGLVFQGGALFDSMTVAENVGFGLIEHHKLPQKELLERVEESLALVGLCGIGNLMPAELSGGMKKRVSLARAVCIRPEILLYDEPTTGVDPITADSIDELIISMHDKLKVTSIVVTHDMRSAYKVADKIAMLYQGKIIAEGSPDEIKNTAHPVVHQFVNGLANGPITETLGCLR from the coding sequence ATGATAGACATAAAAAACGCGACTAAAGTTTTAGGTGGGCGCAAGGTTTTAGATGGTTTAAACCTTAGAGTTGAAGCCGGAAAAACTTGTGTTATTATCGGCAGGTCTGGCTGCGGCAAGAGTGTCTTGTTGAAACATATAGTAGGGATACTCAAACCGGATAAAGGCGAGATTGTTGTTGATGGTAGAGATGTCTCTCAATTAAATGAAAAAGAAATAAACAAAGTCAGGATGAAGATTGGCCTTGTGTTTCAGGGCGGGGCACTTTTTGATTCTATGACTGTGGCGGAGAACGTGGGGTTTGGTTTGATTGAGCATCATAAGCTTCCCCAAAAAGAGCTGTTAGAGCGCGTGGAAGAATCTTTAGCGCTTGTGGGATTGTGTGGCATAGGTAATTTGATGCCCGCGGAGTTAAGCGGTGGTATGAAGAAGCGCGTATCTTTGGCCCGCGCAGTCTGCATTAGGCCAGAAATTCTTCTATACGATGAGCCCACTACCGGGGTTGATCCAATTACCGCAGATAGTATTGATGAGTTAATAATAAGCATGCATGATAAATTAAAGGTCACTTCAATTGTAGTTACCCATGACATGAGAAGTGCTTATAAGGTAGCTGATAAGATTGCTATGCTCTATCAGGGCAAGATTATCGCTGAAGGATCACCTGATGAAATAAAAAATACAGCGCATCCGGTGGTGCATCAGTTCGTTAACGGCCTTGCCAACGGGCCTATAACCGAGACTTTGGGTTGCCTAAGATAA
- a CDS encoding ABC transporter permease, which produces MTIWHLKQALINFFLTIGRTVVDTMYFLGGMTNLAFQSIYLIFVPPFKRDKFFEQAKKAGFDSLPIVSLVALFIGFIFALQTAYFMQRLGSEIYISSMVALSLVRELGPVLTALIVAGRVGASITAELGSMQVTEQIDALETFATNPIKYLVVPRLLALAFMVPLLTLYADIIGILGSYIICVFRLGISSDMYLNVTFDSLLYKDLFTGLFKTTFFGMIIAWVSCFEAFNVQGGAEGVGRATTRCVVTSFIMIIVADCFFTALFYFIFP; this is translated from the coding sequence ATGACGATCTGGCATTTGAAACAAGCGTTGATTAATTTTTTCCTGACCATCGGCAGAACAGTCGTTGATACGATGTATTTCCTGGGCGGGATGACCAACCTTGCCTTTCAGTCTATTTACCTTATTTTTGTCCCTCCTTTTAAACGTGATAAATTCTTTGAGCAGGCAAAGAAAGCAGGGTTTGATAGCCTGCCGATTGTTTCATTGGTAGCGCTTTTTATTGGGTTTATCTTCGCGCTTCAGACCGCTTATTTTATGCAACGGCTGGGTTCAGAGATTTACATCTCCAGTATGGTGGCTTTATCATTGGTCAGGGAATTGGGCCCAGTGTTAACTGCTCTGATAGTTGCCGGAAGAGTGGGTGCGTCTATTACCGCGGAATTAGGCTCCATGCAGGTTACCGAGCAGATAGATGCCCTTGAGACCTTTGCTACTAATCCCATAAAGTATCTTGTTGTGCCGCGTCTTTTAGCACTTGCCTTCATGGTACCGCTTTTGACTTTGTACGCGGATATTATCGGGATATTAGGTAGTTATATTATTTGTGTATTTAGGTTAGGTATTTCCAGTGACATGTACCTTAATGTCACTTTTGATTCTCTTCTGTATAAAGATCTTTTTACAGGATTATTTAAGACGACGTTTTTTGGAATGATTATCGCTTGGGTAAGCTGTTTTGAGGCATTTAATGTGCAGGGAGGCGCCGAAGGCGTGGGCAGGGCGACTACGCGTTGTGTGGTGACTTCGTTTATAATGATAATCGTAGCAGATTGTTTCTTTACTGCTTTATTTTACTTTATATTCCCATGA